The following coding sequences lie in one Populus nigra chromosome 15, ddPopNigr1.1, whole genome shotgun sequence genomic window:
- the LOC133673736 gene encoding probable aquaporin TIP3-2 — protein MPRRYAFGKADEATRPDAMRAALAELVSTFIFVFAGEGSILALDKLYKGTGPPASGLLVVALAHALALFSAVASSINISGGHVNPAVTFGSLVGGRISVIRAVSYWVAQLLGSIFAALLLRLVTNGMIPAGFHVQSGVGEVHGLLLEMALTFGLVYTVYATAIDPKRGSLGIIAPLAIGFVVGANILVGGPFDGASMNPARAFGPALIGWRWRNHWIYWVGPFLGGGLAALIYEYIVISAEPVAHHTHQHQPLAPEDY, from the exons ATGCCTCGCAGATATGCATTTGGGAAGGCTGATGAGGCCACCCGCCCTGACGCCATGAGAGCCGCTTTGGCTGAATTGGTCTCCacttttatctttgtatttgcTGGCGAAGGCTCTATTCTTGCTCTcg ATAAGTTATACAAGGGAACTGGACCACCAGCTTCAGGGCTGCTGGTGGTCGCACTTGCACATGCATTGGCACTGTTTTCTGCTGTGGCATCCAGCATCAACATATCAGGTGGCCATGTAAACCCTGCTGTTACCTTTGGCTCACTTGTTGGTGGCCGGATCTCGGTTATTCGAGCAGTCTCTTATTGGGTTGCTCAGCTCTTGGGTTCTATTTTCGCGGCTCTCTTGTTGAGGCTTGTCACCAATGGCATG ATACCAGCTGGATTCCATGTGCAATCAGGGGTTGGAGAGGTGCATGGGCTTCTATTGGAAATGGCACTGACATTTGGACTGGTATACACAGTGTATGCAACAGCTATTGATCCCAAAAGGGGAAGCTTGGGGATCATTGCACCTCTAGCAATTGGGTTCGTCGTTGGGGCAAACATCTTGGTTGGTGGTCCATTTGATGGAGCATCAATGAACCCAGCAAGAGCATTTGGGCCTGCTCTAATTGGGTGGAGATGGAGGAACCATTGGATCTACTGGGTTGGTCCTTTCCTTGGAGGAGGCTTGGCAGCCCTCATTTATGAGTACATTGTGATTTCAGCAGAGCCAGTAGCTCACCATACTCATCAGCATCAGCCCTTGGCTCCTGAAGATTACTAG